DNA sequence from the Raineyella sp. LH-20 genome:
CGGGAGGTCACTCGCCCTGGACCAGCCACAGGTCGGGACCGAAGATCTCGTAGAACACCTGCTCGGCCGGGTGGCCGGAGGCGATCAGCTGGGAGCGGACGGCCTTGAGGAAGGGCAGCGGGCCGCACATCACGACGTTCGCGTCGGCGGGGACGGCCACGCCGGACAGGTCCATCAGGCCCCGGTGGTCGCCGTCGGCGCCCTCCTCGAACCAGGTCTCGATCCGGGCGTTCGGCAGGGCGTCGACCAGTGCTGTCATCTCGTCGGCCAACGGCCAGTCGGCGGACGTACGGTCCGCATGCAGGACGATGATCTCGCGCTGCGACTCGCGCTGCTTCAGGGCGTCCAGCAGGGCGAGCATCGGGGTGACACCGATGCCGGCCGAGGCGAGCACCAGCGGCACCGTCACCTCGCGCAGCACCAGGTCGCCGTACGGGTTGGACAGATCGTAGACGTCGCCGACCTGCAGCTTCTCGTGGATCAGCGGGGTGACCTCGCCGTTGGGGTCGAGCTTGACCGCGATCCGCCGGGCGCCTGCGGGGGAGGGGATGAGGGTGAACTGGCGCGCCTGGCGGGTGCCGTCCGGGGTGGGGACCTGCAGCGAGACGTACTGGCCGGGCCTGGCGTCGGAGACGGCGGTGTCGTCGGCGGGCGCGAAGGAGATCACCGCGACGTTGCCGCCGGTCATCTCCTTGCCGGTCACCGTCCACGGCGCGAACGGCCGGTCGTTGGCCTGACTCGCGTAGAGGTTCTTCTCCATCGAGATCAGTGCGTGGCCCATCAGCCAGTACACCTCGGTCCAGGCGTCGACGACCTCCGGGGTGGCTGCGTCGCCGAGGTCGGCGGCGATGGCGCCGAAGAGGTGCTCGTACACCGTCGGGTACTCGTCCTCCTGCAGGCCCAGCGAAGCATGCTTGTGCGCGATCCGCGACAGCACCGTCTCCGGGTAGGAGTCCGGGTGGGTCAGCAGCCAGGTGGCGAAAGCGACAATGGAACCGGCCAGTGCCTTCGGCTGCTCACCGGTGAGCTGGTTGGAGCGACTGAACATGCCGTCGAGCAGATCGGGACGGGCGCCGAACATCCGCTGGTAGAACTTCGGGGTAATGAAGGGGATGCGTTCGGCGACGACGGGCGCGGTGGCCTCGATGATCGGGCGGGAGGTGTCCGACAGCATGGGGTGATTCTCCTTCGTTGGGAATGCCCGGAACCCTAATCGATTGACACGGTGTGACCGTCGAAATTATTCGTGACTCAGGTCACACTAACGACTGGGCTAGGGTCGGCGACATGGACGTCAAGGACCTGCT
Encoded proteins:
- a CDS encoding globin domain-containing protein, translating into MLSDTSRPIIEATAPVVAERIPFITPKFYQRMFGARPDLLDGMFSRSNQLTGEQPKALAGSIVAFATWLLTHPDSYPETVLSRIAHKHASLGLQEDEYPTVYEHLFGAIAADLGDAATPEVVDAWTEVYWLMGHALISMEKNLYASQANDRPFAPWTVTGKEMTGGNVAVISFAPADDTAVSDARPGQYVSLQVPTPDGTRQARQFTLIPSPAGARRIAVKLDPNGEVTPLIHEKLQVGDVYDLSNPYGDLVLREVTVPLVLASAGIGVTPMLALLDALKQRESQREIIVLHADRTSADWPLADEMTALVDALPNARIETWFEEGADGDHRGLMDLSGVAVPADANVVMCGPLPFLKAVRSQLIASGHPAEQVFYEIFGPDLWLVQGE